A stretch of the Medicago truncatula cultivar Jemalong A17 chromosome 5, MtrunA17r5.0-ANR, whole genome shotgun sequence genome encodes the following:
- the LOC11412345 gene encoding cytochrome P450 71D10 has protein sequence MEFHNSFFNSTFIASFLFLLVLLKLVKKWSCNNSNINLPPGPWTLPIIGNLHQIISNSILPHQYLKNLAEKYGPLMHLKLGEVSYLIVSSPSMAQEIMKTNDLNFCDRANLLLSTIFSYNATSIVFSAYGEHWRQIRKICVLQLLSAKRVQSFRYIREEEVSNLVESISASEGSIVNLSHKIYAMTSGITTQAAFGKRNKQHQVFRSALKEITSLMGGFCIVDVYPSIKMLQWVSRAKTKVEKLHKEIDMILQDIIDDHKNIHKEESKDEDLVDTLLKIQQENEHSLNPLTDNNMKAIILDMFAAGSETSSGVVLWGISEMVKNPKIMEEAQAEVRNMFDKKGHVDETELHQLIYLKSIIRETLRLHPSAPLLVPRESRERCQINGYEIPAKTRVAINVWAIGRDERYWAEAESFKPERFLNSTIDFKGTNFEYIPFGAGRRMCPGMAFGLSNIELPLAQLLYHFDWKLPNGMKNEELDMTESFGLSVGRKNDLCLIPITRRP, from the exons tggTGCTACtcaaattagttaaaaaatggAGTTGTAACAATTCCAATATCAATTTACCACCAGGACCATGGACACTACCCATCATAGGAAACTTACATCAAATTATTAGCAACTCAATATTGCCTCATCAGTACTTAAAAAATTTGGCTGAAAAATATGGACCCTTAATGCACTTAAAACTAGGAGAGGTATCATACCTAATAGTTAGTTCACCATCAATGGCCCAAGAGATTATGAAAACAAACGACCTCAACTTTTGTGACAGAGCAAACCTTCTTTTGTCCACAATATTTAGTTACAATGCTACTAGTATTGTTTTCTCTGCATATGGAGAACACTGGAGGCAAATACGAAAGATATGTGTTTTACAATTATTAAGTGCAAAGCGTGTCCAATCATTTAGGTATATAAGAGAAGAAGAGGTGTCAAATCTTGTTGAATCAATATCTGCAAGTGAAGGATCAATTGTTAATCTGAGTCATAAGATTTATGCAATGACATCGGGGATAACGACACAGGCAGCGTTTGGGAAAAGGAATAAGCAGCATCAAGTGTTCAGATCAGCACTAAAGGAGATAACTAGTTTGATGGGAGGATTTTGTATTGTTGATGTGTATCCTTCTATAAAAATGCTTCAATGGGTGAGTAGGGCGAAGACCAAAGTTGAAAAGCTTCATAAAGAGATTGATATGATATTGCAAGATATCATCGATGATCATAAAAACATTCACAAGGAAGAAAGCAAGGATGAAGATCTAGTTGATACTCTTCTCAAGATACAACAGGAAAATGAGCACTCACTTAATCCATTAACTGATAACAATATGAAAGCAATCATTCTG GATATGTTTGCTGCTGGTAGCGAAACGTCATCAGGGGTTGTGTTATGGGGGATATCTGAGATGGTAAAGAACCCAAAGATAATGGAGGAAGCACAAGCTGAAGTAAGAAACATGTTTGATAAAAAGGGACATGTCGATGAAACAGAGTTGCACCAATTAATATACTTAAAGTCTATAATTAGAGAAACATTGAGATTACATCCATCTGCACCTTTGTTGGTTCCAAGAGAAAGTAGAGAGAGATGCCAAATCAATGGGTATGAAATCCCAGCTAAAACAAGAGTTGCTATCAATGTTTGGGCAATTGGAAGAGATGAAAGGTATTGGGCAGAAGCTGAGAGTTTTAAACCTGAGAGGTTTCTCAATAGCACAATTGATTTCAAAGGcacaaattttgaatacatacCGTTCGGTGCTGGAAGAAGAATGTGTCCAGGCATGGCATTTGGCTTATCCAACATTGAGCTGCCTCTTGCTCAGTTACTTTACCACTTTGATTGGAAGCTTCCTAATGGAATGAAGAATGAAGAACTAGATATGACTGAGTCATTTGGGCTTTCTGTAGGAAGAAAAAATGACCTGTGCTTGATTCCTATCACTCGTCGTCCTTAA
- the LOC120580734 gene encoding uncharacterized protein, with protein sequence MDVPFRAISNVKTLTIKVSYELFDTDINCYCRNLLLFQNLIQLELYLYEFYHWDNVMEVLQNCHNLQDITIEQVTYVCGMFLLGYFLCLCFVNLILPYVLQWINDRSNQDLCKNWNYLNDVPKCISSHLRTCTLIFQGIVEELRFATYILQNAPHLEVIEICIVDHNFTKYKMHLPIQDALEEELNSCPMISPKCKRSITFR encoded by the exons ATGGATGTTCCTTTTAGAGCAATTTCTAATGTCAAGACTTTAACAATCAAG GTGTCTTACGAGCTTTTTGACACAGATATTAATTGCTATTGCAGAAACTTACTTTTATTTCAAAACTTAATCCAGCTTGAATTATACTTGTATGAATTTTATCATTGGGACAATGTAATGGAAGTGCTTCAAAATTGCCACAATCTTCAAGATATTACTATTGAACAGGTTACTTATGTTTGTGGAATGTTTCTTTTAGGTTATTTTCTTTGCTTATGTTTCGTAAATCTTATTTTGCCATATGTTTTGCAGTGGATAAACGACAGAAGCAACCAAGATTTGTGCAAAAACTGGAACTACCTAAATGATGTTCCTAAGTGCATTTCTTCTCACCTCAGAACATGTACTTTAATTTTCCAAGGCATTGTAGAAGAACTACGATTTGCAacatatattttacaaaatgcGCCACATTTAGAGGTCATTGAGATCTGCATTGTAGATCATAATTTTACCAAATACAAAATGCATCTTCCAATTCAAGATGCATTAGAAGAAGAATTAAACTCGTGTCCAATGATTTCTCCCAAATGTAAACGCTCAATTACTTTTCGCTAG
- the LOC120580679 gene encoding F-box/FBD/LRR-repeat protein At4g00160 gives MENYDIISTMPDHILSHIMSFLPTKFAISTTILSKRWASPYKSLTSLNFNDESVDNEDAFLRFCRFVDKVTFYHPLIKTFILECSSKHWENGFHVQHLISGEKRHHVENLQISCISLSISNVERWIQLTTSIFIFPNLVVLKLTYCHVLGNIDFNLPALKTLHLNDVHFKNNYEFNKLIYGCAILEDLIANIYYIGQVQDDTVSRREFETLSKLITADINPLDLPFGAITNVETLKLKVLDINLYSGEFSVFQNLINLELYFHTFPHWDCVVELLQNCPNLQVLTIEKWEDECNQDLVTKWKDPSHVPKCISSHLRSCTLICQPFVDELRFAKYVLHNAPHLEVMDISITDKLVPLSLRVLEEELNSVLAISPKCKFSISLKDIGL, from the exons ATGGAGAATTATGATATTATCAGCACTATGCCTGATCATATCTTGTCTCATATAATGTCCTTTCTCCCAACCAAATTTGCCATCTCCACAACTATTCTCTCTAAAAGGTGGGCCTCACCTTACAAATCACTCACTTCTCTTAACTTCAACGACGAATCTGTTGACAACGAAGATGCCTTTCTTCGCTTTTGTCGTTTTGTCGACAAAGTCACATTCTACCACCCACTCATCAAAACGTTTATCCTAGAATGCAGTTCTAAACATTGGGAGAATGGTTTCCATGTTCAACATTTGATTAGCGGGGAAAAACGCCATCATGTGGAGAATCTTCAGATCTCTTGCATTTCTCTTTCAATCTCCAATGTTGAACGTTGGATCCAATTGACGACTAGTATTTTCATATTTCCCAACCTTGTTGTTCTCAAATTGACGTATTGCCATGTGCTTGGTAATATCGATTTCAATCTTCCCGCACTCAAGACCCTTCATTTGAATGATGTTCATTTCAAAAATAACTATGAATTCAACAAGCTTATTTATGGATGTGCcattttggaagatttgattgCTAACATTTATTATATAGGACAAGTTCAAGATGATACAGTTAGTAGAAGAGAGTTTGAAACCTTGTCCAAGTTGATCACAGCTGATATAAATCCATTGGATCTTCCTTTTGGAGCAATTACTAATGTCGAGACTTTAAAACTCAAG GTGCTAGATATCAATTTGTATTCCGGAGAATTTAGTGTATTTCAAAACTTAATCAACCTTGAATTATACTTTCATACCTTTCCTCACTGGGACTGTGTAGTTGAACTACTTCAAAATTGCCCTAACCTTCAAGTTCTTACAATTGAAAAg TGGGAGGATGAATGTAACCAAGATTTGGTCACAAAGTGGAAAGACCCAAGTCATGTTCCTAAGTGCATTTCTTCTCACCTAAGATCATGTACTTTAATCTGTCAGCCCTTTGTAGATGAACTTCGATTTGCAAAATATGTTTTACATAATGCGCCACATTTAGAGGTCATGGATATCTCCATTACTGATAAATTGGTTCCATTGTCACTTCGGGTTTTAGAAGAAGAATTAAACTCAGTTCTGGCCATTTCTCCCAAATGTAAATTTTCAATTAGTTTGAAGGACATAGGACTGTAA
- the LOC11415711 gene encoding F-box/FBD/LRR-repeat protein At5g56420 translates to MAQLENPVAIDRISSLPDDILCHILSLLPTNLAFTTTVLSKRWTQLWYSLASLRFDNEKIVRHLDNYNRFSCMVDAVMISLRETNQTMKTFHVNCGFVYCKTGQRIFDAWVEAAKQRRVEEFNLSIISGITLILNPTILTSQTLVILKLERLVVKAENLCVDLPSLKILHLVEICFKYKNDFMKLLNGCPVLEDLHTRVEENNAAEGFKPLSKLVRADINSYDVPFDAINNLEFLCIRVAPENTFKTIPLFQNLIHIKLWLYDFIHGWDGVVELLQHCPKLQVLFVRRMNIPRNYCHEHALEYLVKGVKLASRYDNSIKYDEFLKLIRDFKAGRIDIRGVQSRVRVLLQRHQGLLFGFKTFLIMPAGSYSFHGNSHDILIVVCPLPIYEEGSNYTDEILHCSI, encoded by the exons atggCACAATTGGAGAACCCAGTGGCTATCGATAGAATCAGCAGTTTACCTGAcgatatattatgtcacatactctctcttcttcctACCAATCTCGCTTTCACCACCACCGTTCTTTCCAAACGATGGACACAACTCTGGTATTCACTCGCTTCTCTCCGCTTCGACAATGAGAAAATTGTGCGACACCTCGACAATTACAATCGCTTCAGTTGTATGGTGGATGCAGTCATGATTTCTCTTCGGGAAACAAACCAAACCATGAAAACATTTCATGTTAACTGTGGTTTTGTTTACTGTAAGACTGGTCAGCGCATTTTTGATGCATGGGTAGAAGCCGCTAAACAGCGCCGAGTTGAGGAATTTAATCTCTCCATCATCAGTGGTATCACCTTGATATTGAATCCCACAATTTTAACCTCCCAAACCCTAGTTATTCTGAAACTTGAGAGATTAGTAGTTAAAGCTGAAAATTTGTGTGTTGATCTTCCATCTCTCAAAATCCTACATTTGGTAGAAATCTGTTTTAAATACAAGAATGATTTCATGAAACTTCTTAATGGATGTCCTGTTCTAGAAGATTTACACACGagagttgaagaaaataatGCAGCGGAAGGGTTTAAACCCTTGTCCAAGTTGGTCAGAGCAGATATCAATTCATATGATGTTCCCTTTGATGCAATTAATAATCTTGAGTTTCTTTGCATAAGAGTGGCACCAGAAAATACTTTCAAAACCATTCCAttgtttcaaaatttaattcaCATTAAACTATGGTTGTATGACTTCATTCATGGCTGGGATGGTGTGGTAGAATTGCTCCAGCATTGCCCAAAGCTTCAAGTTCTTTTTGTGAGAAGG ATGAACATCCCTCGAAACTATTGCCATGAACATGCACTGGAGTATCTTGTTAAGGGAGTGAAACTTGCATCTCGGTACGATAACAGCATAAAGTACGATGAGTTTTTAAAACTCATAAGAGATTTCAAGGCTGGAAGAATTGATATACGAGGCGTCCAATCAAGGGTGAGGGTGCTGCTTCAAAGGCATCAGGGTTTATTATTCGGATTCAAGACCTTCCTCATCATGCCAGCTGGTTCGTACTCTTTCCACGGTAATTCACATGATATCTTGATAGTTGTCTGCCCTTTACCTATATACGAGGAGGGATCAAATTACACCGATGAAATCTTACACTGCTCAATATAG